In Lampris incognitus isolate fLamInc1 chromosome 13, fLamInc1.hap2, whole genome shotgun sequence, the genomic stretch tgtgtgtgtgtgtgtgtgtgcgtgcgtgcgtgcgtgcgtgcgtgcgtgcgtgcgtgcgtgcgtgcgtgcgtgcgtgcgtgcgtgcgtgcgtgcgtgtatgggCTGATGGGCAGCATTGGGTTTGAATAATGACTTGGTTGCCTGTACAGACATAAATTTACTACAAAGCACACATATTGCCCATAAACACATTCATCTCACCACAGGATGTAATGATGTCCATTCTGTTCATGGTTCTGATGTGGTCGTTCTGTAAAGTTCTTATCTGTTCAGTCTCTATGGTAATACTGCTGTTGTCTGACCAGAAGGTGGAGGCGGGAcctctggctgactggctgtttgGAGCCCGTCCAGTGAACAACACTCCGATTGGTTTCCAGTCCAGCAAGAACCCTCAGGATTGGTTAATCTCACACAGAGAGGCCAAGGTGAGCTATgcccacctctggttcatgtgaACTGTGGAACTGGTCTGTGCTTTACTGGTCTGTGCTTTTACATGGATCTAGcaactgctcccccccccccacacacacacacagtaacatagATAATAACAAACTTGATTTGTGTTGCAAAGTCAATAGAAAACATAGATTAATCACAAAGAGATAAGTGAGGAAAGGAATGAAAATGTATCAAATCAACAGAGCAAAGTTTTCCATCCTGAATTCTGGTTAACagccaaactgtgtgtgtgtgtgtgtgtgtgtgtgtgtgtgtatctatttcacggtgtgtgcgtgtgtatttgtTTTGCAGTCGTCCTGTCCTGCCCTAGCAGTTATAGATTTCCAGCGGGCCTGGGGCCAGCTCAAAGACCTGGAAGCATGGCTTTTAAAAGAGAAGGTGCCTGTCATCAGGGAGAGGGCCAATAGCAACACCAGCACCATTAGCTCCTCCTTCTCCATTGAGAAGATAGATGAATCAGAGTTAAACATGGCCCTGGAGGAGgaagattatgatgatgatgatggagagaagggTGGAGAGGAGGTTCAGGCAGAGGCCGATGAGCTTGGCGACTGGCTCATCACCCCAGCAACCGTTGCCATGGAGAACGAGCAAGATGCAGAGCGATGGAGGCAGGTGTTGAAGCCGTTTCAGGCGGAATGGTTGCCCAGCGACTGGCTCTTTGTTCAGACCACTGCCCCCGCCGACTGTAGTGGGTGCTGTCAGACCCGAACCTCCGCCCTGGAGATCGAGAACCTGGGTGAGCTCAAGTGCCTCAAGACCCCGCCCACATCTAGTCTCACCTCTACCCCCACAACCCCACCTGCCCCTGGCTCCAGCCCCAGCCCCTCCCCTCTGGATCTCTGGCTGCAGAAGACAATTCCCGTCCAGAAGGCGTGCAGGGCCAACGAGCCATGCTCCAGTTACACCCAGTGTGTTTGTGAGGAGAACTGTGGGCGGGAGGCGCTGAGCACCTGGCTCCTCAGACAGGAAGGACGCGACAAGAACGGAGTCCCCGTCGCCAAGATCCGGCCCCCCACTGAGCCCACCAGCAAACCCGCCAGTCTGCACCAGAGAGACCAGGAACAGAAGGTATGAACAACATAGCTCACATCACAGGTTTCCATGCACCCTGGAATACATGGAAACCTACAAAATATTATTCTAGTCAtgcaaaacacctggaaaatgataaAATTGATCAGATGTCCTGGAAATATTGTTGAGATTGTGGATAATTGCAAAGTTAGGTTATATAACTATTTCATTTGCTGACATCTTCATATTTGTCTCCATATATTTGAGTGTTTAGATGTGACATCAGTGTGTGAAGTCTGGGTGGTATGTTCAGTCACGCTGTCCATTTAGTGACTTTTGAGACTTTCACTGCTAGTAAATACTGAATATGTCAAAAATGCCTGGCATTGGGCGTTCGGgtggcatgacggtctattccgttgcctaccaacacggggtttgcCGGTTGGAAACcccatgttaactccggcttggtcgggcatccctacagacacagttggccatgtctgcgggtgggaagccggatgtgagtatatgtcctgatcactgcactagcgcctcctctagttggtcggggcgcctgttcgggggggagggggaactggggggaagagcatgatcctcccatgcgctacgttcccctggtgaaacattcattgtcaggtgaaaagaagcgtctggtgattccacatgtatcggagcaggcgtggtagtctgcagccctccccggtttggcagagagggtggagtggcaaccgggacggctcagaagagtggggtaattggccaagtacaattggggagaaaaggtggggggaatcccacacaaaaaaaaaactggtatGGATATCTAGAtaaagtcatggaaaatgtcctggaaaattatttccttttaaagagtgggaaccctgtaTCAGTTTCCATTGTACTGTGTTCTGTTATCTGTCAAAACTCAAACAAAAATATGTTCTAATCATCAAACTTCTGAATGTGGACTTGATCAGATCCAGCAGAGCTGTCAGTCACACTCTCCTCTGTCCTTTTCAGGTCCAGGCCATCCTGAACGCCTGGCTGCACCCCGCCaaaatccccctctcctccttcaccGCCTGGGGAGCGGCACCAGGGAAGGAGAAGGCCAGCCAGGAGGAGCACAGCTCCCACTTCaagacctcctcctcttcctccttctctggACAGAACCCGTTCCAGGGGCCACTGGAGCCAGAGCGTTGGGTGGTGCCAGAAAGCAGCAGCACATTGACTGGCAGCTCAGGAGGTCAGGAGAGACAGGAGTCCAACCCACAACCAGAAGAAGACAAATGGCTGCTGAGGAAGAAGAGCCAGATACAGGTGAGTTCATACTCAGAGAGAAAGATGTTGATTTGTTCCTGTCCATCATCCACTTCACATCctgttgttttctctctctaCAGGAGCGCCTGGCCCTCCCAACAGTCTGTGATTTATTCTCCTGTATGAAAATAGGAGGAGACAAAGACAAGTGGCTACACAAGGCACCTATACAGGTAACCATGGCGACGGGATCACTTGACCGCCACCATGTTTTTCAGTGTTTCTTTCCTCATGTAGCAAACCACTTCCACCATCTGACCCATTCATCAGGCATTCAGAGGAACAGGTGGACTGGAAGCATGCTGTCAGTGTTTGGTCTGTGATCTCTGTTGTAAAAGACCCGCCTGTCTGCTTTCTTTCCAGATGTGATTTTGCAAccatgttggggtttttttccaagCTTCTGGATGCTTCGCGTTTTACCGTCATGGAGCCACTTAACGCTGATAAGCGCACAGCAGAATGAAATGCCTTCCTTTACTCGTCAGTGGAGGAGTCCCTCCAACCAGAGCCCGACCAGTTCAGATGTCCACCGACCCGACCCGaccctgtctttgtctgtctgccagtGTGGTTCTGATTCTTCTGAAGAATTTTCACGTCCCTGACTGCTTTTAATTTGGTTTATTGGTACTCACACTGAAAAACTGGACCAAGTTTGGTGGGATTCAGTTTGGATCAAGTCCAGGATAAGTTATTAGAAGGTGTTTTTCCTTTTTGGGGCTTTTTATACCcagcaggggttttttttttttttaagagttctGCCGCTCTCTGGTTTAATCCTGGAGAACGGTGGACCTCGACTCCAACATGCCCAACCTTAGAATAACATGAATTCACCGTCCAACGTCTCATATCAAATGAGGTGTAACCTTGATATTTTTCctcttttaaaattttttttttattttaaaaagtcAGTTTGTGTTTTTTAAAGTGGTCAATGTCTTGTGTTGGATGGACGACTTGATAATCTGATTCACACCAACATGAAGCTTTTCCCAGGGTGACGCAAGGTTCAGGTAGAATATAAAAGCAGATTTTTATTTTAATCAACCTTATTCTAACAATTTCTTGTTTTCTAGGGTGTTACAAATATGGCAGGTGAGGTGGTTGTTTGAAGAGATGAAGCTAAAAGGGAGTCTGATTATATTTAGCTATAACTCTTCCCTCCTCAGAAGAGTTTACAGTATAAAGGAGCATTTTAATTTTTCCTCATAAGCCTAAATGCTTTCTCTCTGAGACTAAAACAATATCACAAATAATCGCTGATTCCAGCTTTCTGTGAGCTACTTTAAACACAGCGGCCACATCGGATCTGGCCAGCCCACTAAAGACGCTCCGTCTGAGCTCGCCAAGGATTTCTCCTCCAGACAAGGTTAATAACAGCTGCTGTGAAGATGGGTTGATTTTAGTTTTATTGATATGTTGTTTTTCGGGACACTATTAAGTTTCTCTCCGCTGTGGTAAAAATAACTCTTGGGTTTTTCCATGCAGCCTCTCTAAAACATAAGTCTAATCAAGTAAAATCCGCTGATTGGATAACCACTGCTTAGAAACGCCACCTACCTTTCAAACAGCAGTGTGTGATTGGTAACAAAGGAGATGAGACATTTCATTGGTGCTTTCTGAGGTGCTCTGGAGTGTGATTGGTGAGTTGATTTATGCTGTCTAATGTATTGCTATCATAGATCCATTATAACTGTCACTCTTCCACCTTCCCTTAAATAAAATATTCAATTGAATTTTCTGATTGTGGTGTTCTTCTCTTCAGTTTCTGGTTTGatattaaaattaaattaatCTGGTAGCGGTGATCTTTTGGCTGTATTTAGTCCCAGATATCTGTAAAGGCAATTTGTCTGCCAAATAATTGTTTACTTACTTTTAAGCTttaaccatgtatgacctataacaTGTTTAACTTTAAGTGTATCTAAGCAATATACTAAAGttcatatgtaacagaacaaaggtagggTTATAtagtgtcttctccatgtgagcAAATAACGGTCTATTGTTGACCGTtagctgatagcagaggaatgtgtgaGAAACTCATCGAATGTAGCAAAGTCTCTGCACTGTAATTGGAGCAACGGCCTTGGTGGGATGCGAGTTGGAAAACATCAGATAAGGAGAACATAATTGCCCTATAttagagactgtactgtactgatcagCGCACAAATATCTATGCtttgtgcgtctgttcatgagcatattaaagtgtgacaatattAGAGGTTTTTGGCTTGCTCATTTAATgtcagtggaattaaataattgccatgacagATCCCAGATTCAGTCATTCCAACAGCCATGTAACCTGACAAAAGTGCCTCTGGGCAAGGCGCTGAAGCCCTGCCCGTCTTCCACCGTCTCTTTATTATCATGAGCTAAATAACATACATAGTGAGCGTTCAGTTTAACATGACTAGCTTAGCTTTAACTAGCTTAAAAAGAGTGACTGCTGACTGTATTTAACATGATGCTACATTAAGCTTTCTCTTCATAAACAGTTAAACACAAATAATACAAGAATTTAGTTTTAACAGTTTGGGTCTAAAAGTTTAAAGGTTCAATCTGCAATGTGACCATATCAAATGGAGGTATATTTCCATACATAACTGGAGTGAGTTGTAGATGTATAATAATCATTGTCTTCAGCCCATGGTAACAGAAAATATGGGTCTGTTTGACTCAAATCTTTACAACTATTAGTGATGggaacaaaccttttacagcatcagttTAGTGAGACCTGCCAATATGGGAGTGAGAGCAGCTCCCGGTCCTGTGGTTTGTCGTTTGGTAGCAGGGTGACCCTTTGGTTTACATTTGAATTaaggactgtagctttaaataAAATGAAGAGTTCAAATTCCATCTGCAGGAACTGGCTTGAAAAAGTCCGCCAGTTCACTAGATCacagcagttctgatcatgtgAGGATCCAAATGAAGACTTCTGTTGGCCGTTTTTATTCAAAACTGTTCTGGAAACCTTGCAGTGTAAAAGGTTTATAACAGTGGCTCTAAATTATATTCCAACAAGCCTGTGTAGCCTGGTTTTTTAATTCCCCaactcagtggttctcaatctagTCCTCCAGTACCGTTGTGTCTGAATACCCATCCAAGAGTACATACTATAAATGTCTTGATCCATGCGCAatctaggtaaggaaatcaaaaaggtaaatcagttcatctggacacaaggtttgagagaaacgtttcttcattcatctaagtgacctcttcaggctcaactgactgcaggtatccccaccctattGGGGAAACTTAACAGACGCTGGcccagaggatggcacaacacaggaagagCTATCTAGtcaatctacacccatctacaggccagtggccactttcaaggatgagattgtgcacatccttgatagggaggaatgctggtttgaacggggagtcaaagaggccatctatatgcaaagagggaacaaccatctctgaactggggaaggggggctaagagtacagctTTCGCCATCTTactactgtgattgcaaccaaatcctctgtgaatagtacacatggccattgtaactccagttaatggccatgcctatatctgcatatgaaactgatcactggtttcggtcgttatgcaactgtattgtttataagggtggggacaccagcagtcagtttagactgaagaggtcacttagatgagtgatgaaacgtttctttcaaacgtccagatgacctgattcaactttgtgatgcATACTGTAAAGTATCTATTCTAGTATACCACATTAAAATGTTTGTAGTATGAAAAGATATTGTATACCAAAAATGTCAGGTTGTAAactattttcaccaaaaaatttAATATGAATTGCGTGGACACTTACGGAATAAAATGGCATCTTATAGTAGGTGCTAAACAGTATGTCGTACCATTACTGTGCAGCATAGTCTAGAATATGAAGTAGGTAGCAGAGTATTTGGATACAGCACCTGATGGGCGAATGAGTAACCAGAACATCAAGTGAATGTAACGAATTACCTGCTATAACAAAAAACCAACAGTTGTGGtggcacctgaggacctgattgagaaccactagtCTAACGAGTTCCTCTTTCTTTGGGTCAAATTGTGCTAATTAATATAATCAGTtggtgtaattggctggatgaAAAGCATCAAACTCTTGACGTGCAGACCATGTCTGTATAAGTGATAGTTCCCGTTTTCCTGCACGTGACACCCGacagtgacctttgacctccatagacttaactcccccccccccttcctctgtcCTTCACTTTGTTTATCGTAGAGAAAACTAGGAAACACTAGGTGCAAGTCTGGAACGTACGGAGAATTACACTTCATTTCCAGGTCTGAAAAAACCCCCACAACATTGAAATCAACAGAACAGGTCAATACAACTGGTTGGTGTACGTATGGTCGTTAACCTTTCTTTTACAGACGCTGGcccagaggatggcacaacacaggaagacgCAACACAGGAAAACATACCCGAGTATGTTTCCTCAGTCCATGGAGAAGTAAGGTTAAGCCTCGTCGCCGTTATGCTTTCTTTACACAACACAATTCCATCAAAACGGACTTGTCCAGTTTATCTGCTCATAAAACAAGTTGGCTGAAAAGGTTTAATGTTTGAGTAAGAGAAGAATGGACATTATCCTTAATGAAGTGTTCTTACAGTTTGAATCAAGAGAGTTAAAAAAATGTCCCTTCCGTTTGTACTGCTGATATTCTGGGTTATTTTAAGGATTGTATAGGATGGGAAACAATGAGCCCTGGGCTTCAGCAGATTCTTTTTTCTGGCATTGATTGAACTTGTATGAAATGGACCGGTGTAAATATGTATGATGATGTTTTGTTTGCCGCATATTCACACAGCTTGTTAAGTTTTGTTCCATATAACGTGTGACCAAATTAAACTATTAATTCATCTTATAGTCTGGGTGTAAGTGTTCAGGATAAGTGTCCAGGACTGTTAGATAACAAACTAAAATAATTTAAACTGTAAATCACTTTTCCTAACCAAGTTACTAACAGGTGAAAATGGGAAACCTTGTAGCAATGCACATACGGCACAATTAACACTACAGGCCCCAATTATGAATCATGTTTACTATAACCATTAGCAAAACTACTTACACTCCAAGTTCGGAAGACATGGTCTGGAATATTGAGACTGAAGACGGGTAAAACCCTGAGAACAGATCAAGTTGCCTTTTAGTATTAAAAAAAAGTCAACGTGTTAATAACTACATAGAGAAATTTAAAGTTGAACTTTGTCTCATCTT encodes the following:
- the ncoa4 gene encoding nuclear receptor coactivator 4 isoform X3, giving the protein MRMSLAEMAEMEELVGLRQCQQARLQLEDAITEVMKAESHLRDNAREVRSQLHSCISRQQESLRCREVWLFSQVDLLEQLKADTLQQQLQQLHWLRGQFDVIAHQLEKSNSHDLNNQLTSCMERLSSLSLAPEETPEMSFQADTRSLKQAITSFGTIATQHMQGSSLQSSAPGHPLQPTWPKQSCPVATKRQKVEAGPLADWLFGARPVNNTPIGFQSSKNPQDWLISHREAKSSCPALAVIDFQRAWGQLKDLEAWLLKEKVPVIRERANSNTSTISSSFSIEKIDESELNMALEEEDYDDDDGEKGGEEVQAEADELGDWLITPATVAMENEQDAERWRQVLKPFQAEWLPSDWLFVQTTAPADCSGCCQTRTSALEIENLGELKCLKTPPTSSLTSTPTTPPAPGSSPSPSPLDLWLQKTIPVQKACRANEPCSSYTQCVCEENCGREALSTWLLRQEGRDKNGVPVAKIRPPTEPTSKPASLHQRDQEQKVQAILNAWLHPAKIPLSSFTAWGAAPGKEKASQEEHSSHFKTSSSSSFSGQNPFQGPLEPERWVVPESSSTLTGSSGGQERQESNPQPEEDKWLLRKKSQIQERLALPTVCDLFSCMKIGGDKDKWLHKAPIQM
- the ncoa4 gene encoding nuclear receptor coactivator 4 isoform X1, whose amino-acid sequence is MTSTSKAQNKGVRMSLAEMAEMEELVGLRQCQQARLQLEDAITEVMKAESHLRDNAREVRSQLHSCISRQQESLRCREVWLFSQVDLLEQLKADTLQQQLQQLHWLRGQFDVIAHQLEKSNSHDLNNQLTSCMERLSSLSLAPEETPEMSFQADTRSLKQAITSFGTIATQHMQGSSLQSSAPGHPLQPTWPKQSCPVATKRQKVEAGPLADWLFGARPVNNTPIGFQSSKNPQDWLISHREAKSSCPALAVIDFQRAWGQLKDLEAWLLKEKVPVIRERANSNTSTISSSFSIEKIDESELNMALEEEDYDDDDGEKGGEEVQAEADELGDWLITPATVAMENEQDAERWRQVLKPFQAEWLPSDWLFVQTTAPADCSGCCQTRTSALEIENLGELKCLKTPPTSSLTSTPTTPPAPGSSPSPSPLDLWLQKTIPVQKACRANEPCSSYTQCVCEENCGREALSTWLLRQEGRDKNGVPVAKIRPPTEPTSKPASLHQRDQEQKVQAILNAWLHPAKIPLSSFTAWGAAPGKEKASQEEHSSHFKTSSSSSFSGQNPFQGPLEPERWVVPESSSTLTGSSGGQERQESNPQPEEDKWLLRKKSQIQERLALPTVCDLFSCMKIGGDKDKWLHKAPIQM
- the ncoa4 gene encoding nuclear receptor coactivator 4 isoform X4 produces the protein MMVGYLLRGQFDVIAHQLEKSNSHDLNNQLTSCMERLSSLSLAPEETPEMSFQADTRSLKQAITSFGTIATQHMQGSSLQSSAPGHPLQPTWPKQSCPVATKRQKVEAGPLADWLFGARPVNNTPIGFQSSKNPQDWLISHREAKSSCPALAVIDFQRAWGQLKDLEAWLLKEKVPVIRERANSNTSTISSSFSIEKIDESELNMALEEEDYDDDDGEKGGEEVQAEADELGDWLITPATVAMENEQDAERWRQVLKPFQAEWLPSDWLFVQTTAPADCSGCCQTRTSALEIENLGELKCLKTPPTSSLTSTPTTPPAPGSSPSPSPLDLWLQKTIPVQKACRANEPCSSYTQCVCEENCGREALSTWLLRQEGRDKNGVPVAKIRPPTEPTSKPASLHQRDQEQKVQAILNAWLHPAKIPLSSFTAWGAAPGKEKASQEEHSSHFKTSSSSSFSGQNPFQGPLEPERWVVPESSSTLTGSSGGQERQESNPQPEEDKWLLRKKSQIQERLALPTVCDLFSCMKIGGDKDKWLHKAPIQM
- the ncoa4 gene encoding nuclear receptor coactivator 4 isoform X2; this translates as MTSTSKAQNKGVRMSLAEMAEMEELVGLRQCQQARLQLEDAITEVMKAESHLRDNAREVRSQLHSCISRQQESLRCREVWLFSQVDLLEQLKADTLQQQLQQLHWLRGQFDVIAHQLEKSNSHDLNNQLTSCMERLSSLSLAPEETPEMSFQADTRSLKQAITSFGTIATQHMQGSSLQSSAPGHPLQPTWPKQSCPVATKRQVEAGPLADWLFGARPVNNTPIGFQSSKNPQDWLISHREAKSSCPALAVIDFQRAWGQLKDLEAWLLKEKVPVIRERANSNTSTISSSFSIEKIDESELNMALEEEDYDDDDGEKGGEEVQAEADELGDWLITPATVAMENEQDAERWRQVLKPFQAEWLPSDWLFVQTTAPADCSGCCQTRTSALEIENLGELKCLKTPPTSSLTSTPTTPPAPGSSPSPSPLDLWLQKTIPVQKACRANEPCSSYTQCVCEENCGREALSTWLLRQEGRDKNGVPVAKIRPPTEPTSKPASLHQRDQEQKVQAILNAWLHPAKIPLSSFTAWGAAPGKEKASQEEHSSHFKTSSSSSFSGQNPFQGPLEPERWVVPESSSTLTGSSGGQERQESNPQPEEDKWLLRKKSQIQERLALPTVCDLFSCMKIGGDKDKWLHKAPIQM